The region GCTACGGTGGAAAAAGCCCTCCCTGGCTGGCTTGTGGGTAAAGGGGAGGGCTGGATCACTGCAGAGTATTCACTGCTTCCTGGCTCTACGGCCGAGCGCACTCCCCGGGAGACAAGTGGCCTCAGTGGCCGAACTCAGGAGATACGCCGCTTCATAGGTCGCAGCCTGAGGGCTGCCTTTGACCTGGACAAATTTGGGGGTCATACTATAACTGTAGACTGCGATGTCCTCCAGGCTGATGGGGGAACACGCACTGCGGCGGTGACGGGAGGATTTGTAGCGGTGGTTCTGGCCCTTCGGGAGCTCGGTCAGAAGGGGTTAATCCCTCCCCGGGGGGTTGTGAAAACTCAGGTGGCGGCCATAAGCGTGGGGGTGGTGAATGGGCAGCCTGTTGTGGACCTCACCTATGAGGAGGATTCCGTGGCTGAAGTTGACATGAACGTGGTTATGACCTCCAGGGGGGAGCTGGTGGAAATCCAGGGCACTGCCGAGGGCAAACCTTTCTCCCGGGAAACCCTCCAGATGATGCTGGATATGGCTTGGGCGGGGCTTCAGGAGCTCTTTCAAGCTCAGAGGGAGGCTTTAAAATGAGGCTTTCCCACCTGGATGAAGAAGGTCAGGCTCG is a window of Anaerolineae bacterium DNA encoding:
- the rph gene encoding ribonuclease PH, whose translation is MRPDGRSPDKIRPVRIVPRFIKYHPGSVLIELGDTVVLCVATVEKALPGWLVGKGEGWITAEYSLLPGSTAERTPRETSGLSGRTQEIRRFIGRSLRAAFDLDKFGGHTITVDCDVLQADGGTRTAAVTGGFVAVVLALRELGQKGLIPPRGVVKTQVAAISVGVVNGQPVVDLTYEEDSVAEVDMNVVMTSRGELVEIQGTAEGKPFSRETLQMMLDMAWAGLQELFQAQREALK